The following nucleotide sequence is from Apium graveolens cultivar Ventura chromosome 4, ASM990537v1, whole genome shotgun sequence.
aagccccgttgttggccaaaccaagTCCGGAGGACACCCATTATTTGTACTTCACGGCATCTGAACAAGCCGTGAGTCCAGTCCTCGTGAAGGAAGAACATAAGCTCCACAAGCctgtatactatgtaagcaagGTGCTCCATGGAGCAGAGTTCAATTATTCCACCACGGAGAAGTTCGCACTTGCTCTCATCACAGTCTCGAGGAAGTTGAGACCAAATTTTCGGGCTCACAAGATCGAAGTCCTGACAGACCAACCCATGAAGAACATTCTTCATACCCCGAAGGCCAGTGGAAGGCTCGTCAAGTGGGaaattgagttaggagaatttgatatcaagtacAAGCCTCGAACGACCATTAAGGCTCAGGCCTTAGCAGACTTCGTGGTCGAATGCACCATTaacgaccaagaagtcggggggcaagaGATAGTAACTCCAGAAGACGGAGAGAAAGAGAAGGATAAAGAAACAACCCTGATggagtattgggttctccattttgacggGGAGTCCAAAACAAAATCTGGTGGTGCAggcctagtcttgcaaagccccgatgggttttTGAATGAATATGTTTTGAAGTTGGACTTCCCAACTACGAACAACGAAGAAGAATACAAAGCGTTAATAGCCAgcttaggcttggctagagccgtgagggccaaaaacctgaaggtctgtggagactcaagACTTTAAGTTGCTCAATTTAATGGAGAGTTTGAGGCTAAAAATGATACTATGGCCAAGTACCTGAGAGTCATAAAGGGAATactgactcagttcgatgaatggtACGTAGAACATGTTCCGAGAGAGGAGAAA
It contains:
- the LOC141719413 gene encoding uncharacterized protein LOC141719413, which codes for MGIEANTDKIKTILDMELPHSIKDNQKLTRRIAALGRLISKSGDKSPLLAKPSPEDTHYLYFTASEQAVSPVLVKEEHKLHKPVYYVSKVLHGAEFNYSTTEKFALALITVSRKLRPNFRAHKIEVLTDQPMKNILHTPKASGRLVKWEIELGEFDIKYKPRTTIKAQALADFVVECTINDQEVGGQEIVTPEDGEKEKDKETTLMEYWVLHFDGESKTKSGGAGLVLQSPDGFLNEYVLKLDFPTTNNEEEYKALIASLGLARAVLKTLTIHVINLIPPVGVTSCWIEPIKTHLETGWLPEDAQEARKLSVRALRYSLVEGLLYKRSFVISYLKCLRPLEAYEALKEAHEGIYGQHLGAGPSLTR